CCCGTCACCAGGGTGGCCATCCAGGCGTTTCACTCGGGCTAGGCCAACGAGAGCGCTCAAGTTGCTCATATCCCCCTCTAAGACCTGGCGATACTCCCGCTCAGCCTCTTCATAACGCTTTTCCTTTTCCAACAGAGCAGCAGCAGCCACCCTAGCCCGCCAAAGTCTGATGCTGGAATCGCTCTGGTTGAAAAACTGGTAGATGCTGGCTGGCGGTTCGGGCAGAGAGGCTGCCTCCCGATAAGCAGCAATAGCTTCACCAATACGACCAAGGCTCTCGAGTACCTGGGCCTTGGTAAAATAGCATTCCGGCATAGGTGCCTGGCAGGCCTTTTCGGCATATTCTAGGGCTAGATCCTGCCGACCACTGGCCAAAGCCGCCCTAGCTGCATGCCAGTAGGCTGACGGCCGATACTTAGCAGCTTCTTCCGACTCGATAACTAGGTACTTCTCTAGGACCTCCAGGGCCTCATCCGGCTTATTCTGGGACATCAAATTGAGCCCCAAGTTATATAAATCGAAGGGCGTACCTTGTGCAACAACTTCTTCCAAGATGCCAGCATTGCGCTGTAGCTTACCTTTCCGTAAGCTGATAGCAGGAAGATAGCCATAGTGCAGCACCTGTGGCCCGCCGACTAGTTCCCGGGGCAGCGAGGTCAGGAGTTGTTCGTGGATCTTCCCGCTGTACCGCAGATCGTCTGTCCGAAAGACCATCCTTATGTTGGCTTGGTCAGAAAAATGAGGCACAACTTCATGGTGGTAGTTGTAAGTGCGAAGATAGTAAACCTTGGCCTCGCCCTTTTCTGCTAAGCGGCGTAAGGCTACCCCCGCGTCGGCAGTCAGGTACTCATCGGCATCCAGAGTGACTATCCAACCGTCATGAATCTCATCCAAATAGGCATTCCTGGCTGCGGCAAAATCATCTTTCCACTGGTGCTCGA
The sequence above is a segment of the Clostridia bacterium genome. Coding sequences within it:
- a CDS encoding glycosyltransferase; protein product: MKDPRTLLLMLDSNEKKVLKKLERAGLGDAQVYYPLLPQPGGTKRTAWWAGAAKLFNSLGTEPGTRIFYWGPSRFLSLFLRHLASSTGENFVWSHWERVPIGGGLLQFYGALGVCLMEGVTPITLPTHLGNRFFVQVLEEELAKTGVALSRRGRPWPSPREELENKNGNARLTLALIAKDEEEFLAGCLEQALPYVDDVVVVDTGSRDRTVEIARAYCAKVIEHQWKDDFAAARNAYLDEIHDGWIVTLDADEYLTADAGVALRRLAEKGEAKVYYLRTYNYHHEVVPHFSDQANIRMVFRTDDLRYSGKIHEQLLTSLPRELVGGPQVLHYGYLPAISLRKGKLQRNAGILEEVVAQGTPFDLYNLGLNLMSQNKPDEALEVLEKYLVIESEEAAKYRPSAYWHAARAALASGRQDLALEYAEKACQAPMPECYFTKAQVLESLGRIGEAIAAYREAASLPEPPASIYQFFNQSDSSIRLWRARVAAAALLEKEKRYEEAEREYRQVLEGDMSNLSALVGLARVKRLDGHPGDG